One Aegilops tauschii subsp. strangulata cultivar AL8/78 chromosome 7, Aet v6.0, whole genome shotgun sequence genomic window carries:
- the LOC109767895 gene encoding acyl transferase 7: MRSTGPAATATVKRVAQRVVAPSAPTPGGELPLSWLDRYPTQRALIESLHVFKGRAGDEAAESPVKAIERALAAALVSYYPIAGRLALSDGGELVVDCTGEGVWFVEATASCTLEEVDYLEYPLMVPKDELLPHPTYPASDPLAEDSVILLVQVTQFACGGFVVGFRFSHAVADGPGAAQFMSAMGEIARGRAAPSLMPAWGREAIPSPPTASVGPLPVPTELRLQYLAMDISTDYIDHFKARFLEETGHRCSAFEVLIAKAWQARTRAAGFARGSPVHVCFAMNARPALRPRALPDGFYGNCYYIMRVSAPAEAVSDAPLNDVVRLIREGKKRLPSEFARWSRGEMGDGGDPYRITSDYRTLLVSDWSRLGFAEVDYGWGAPVHVVPLTNLDYIATCILVRPSAHKPGARLITQCVAADGVDAFHRDMMRLD, from the exons ATGCGGAGCACGGGGCCGGCGGCTACCGCGACGGTGAAACGGGTGGCGCAGAGGGTGGTGGCCCCGTCGGCGCCCACGCCCGGCGGCGAGCTCCCGCTCTCCTGGCTCGACCGCTACCCCACGCAGCGCGCGCTCATCGAGTCCCTCCACGTCTTCAAGGGCCGCGCCGGCGACGAGGCCGCCGAGTCCCCGGTCAAGGCCATCGAGCGCGCCCTGGCCGCCGCGCTCGTGAGCTACTACCCCATCGCCGGCCGGCTCGCGCTGTCCGACGGCGGCGAGCTGGTCGTGGACTGTACCGGCGAGGGCGTGTGGTTCGTGGAGGCCACCGCGAGCTGCACCCTGGAGGAGGTGGACTACCTCGAGTACCCGCTCATGGTGCCCAAGGACGAGCTCCTGCCGCACCCCACCTACCCCGCCTCCGACCCCCTCGCCGAGGACTCCGTAATCCTTCTAGTCCAG GTCACGCAGTTCGCGTGCGGCGGGTTCGTGGTCGGGTTCCGGTTCAGCCACGCCGTCGCGGACGGCCCCGGCGCGGCGCAGTTCATGTCGGCGATGGGCGAGATCGCTCGCGGGCGGGCCGCGCCGTCGCTGATGCCGGCGTGGGGCCGCGAGGCGATCCCGAGCCCGCCGACCGCGTCCGTGGGCCCGCTCCCGGTCCCGACGGAGCTCCGGCTGCAGTACCTGGCCATGGACATCTCCACCGACTACATCGACCACTTCAAGGCCCGGTTCCTGGAGGAGACGGGGCACCGGTGCAGCGCGTTCGAGGTGCTGATCGCCAAGGCGTGGCAGGCCCGCACCCGCGCCGCCGGGTTCGCGAGGGGCTCCCCCGTGCACGTGTGCTTCGCCATGAACGCGCGCCCCGCGCTCCGCCCCCGCGCGCTGCCCGACGGGTTCTACGGCAACTGCTACTACATCATGCGCGTGTCGGCGCCGGCCGAGGCCGTGTCGGACGCGCCGCTGAACGACGTGGTCCGGCTGATCCGCGAGGGAAAGAAGCGGCTCCCGTCCGAGTTCGCGCGGTGGAGCCGCGGGGAGATGGGCGACGGCGGGGACCCGTACCGCATCACGTCCGACTACCGGACGCTGCTGGTGTCGGACTGGTCGCGGCTCGGGTTCGCGGAGGTGGACTACGGGTGGGGCGCCCCCGTGCACGTGGTGCCCCTCACCAACCTGGACTACATCGCGACGTGCATCCTGGTCCGCCCCTCCGCGCACAAGCCCGGCGCGCGCCTCATCACCCAGTGCGTCGCCGCCGACGGCGTCGACGCCTTCCACCGGGACATGATGCGGCTCGACTGA